The following DNA comes from Flavobacterium sp. N3904.
CCAACGAAAATGGAATTCAAGACAGTTTAAAATACAGTTTTAGGCAAAATGATTCAACGCAAATAGTTTATATTAAACGAAAAATAGCCGAACCTAAAACAAACAATAAAAAAGAGGGGAAAGAAATTGTAAAACCAGAAACGAATCAAATTAAAATAAGTAAAAAAGACAAAAGCACGTATGGTTACAATAAATTCACCAAAACAAACAATAGAAATCTTAAATTTATTGAGAACGACAGTAGTATTGCCGTTTTAAAAATCAACCATTTTGATTTAGGCAATTATTCCCGTTTTTACAAAGAAAGTTTTGGCAAAATACAATTGTATAACACCAAAACATTAATTATTGATTTACGCAATAATTCAGGCGGCGGTCTGAAAGAAATAGTGACCTTATACAGCTATTTGGCAGACCCTACTTTTGTATTTATTGATCCCTTTCAAGTTGTTTCCAGAACTAGTCTGATAGAAAAAACACCTTTTAGTAAAGCTCCCCTTTTAGCAAAAATTTTAATATCCCCTTTTTACATTCCCTTTATCTATTCTAAAGTTCATAAAGACAAAGACAAATATTACATATCAGGTTCAGAGTCAAAACCGCATACTGTCAACAAAAACGCTTTTAAAGGAAAGGTGTATGTACTTATAAACGGAGGTACTTTCTCGGCTGCCAGTATTATTTCATCCAATTTAAAAGGTTCCAAAAGAGCCATTTTTGTCGGTGAGGAAACTGGTGGCGCCTATAATGGAACTGTCGCAGGATTTATGCCTACCGTCGAGTTGCCCAATTCCGGTATAAAAATAACAGTTGGTTTATTAGTCGTAGCTCCCCATTACAAAACAGAACTTGAAGGGCGGGGTGTTTTTCCAGACAAAGAAATAATTCCAACATTAGAGGATCGCATCAATGGCAGAGATCCAGAAATGAATTGGATATTGGATGATATCATGAAAAAGACAACCACACTAACCGAAAACGAAAAAGACAAAAAAATCACCGAAAAATAATTGAATCCACAATTAATTGGCCATAAATTATTCATATATCATTAATTATTAATACCTTAGTATTGATAATTTAAAACTTAAGATATTATGAACAATGTAAAAAGTTTAAATAAGTGGGCCAATGCACACACTTATTTACCCGTAGATTTACTCAGAATGGCTCTTGGTGTTTTTTTATTTATGAAAGGGATTTATTTTGTTTCAAACATCCAATATTTGGTCGATTTAATTTCGCCAATTGACAAAATTGGAGGAGGAATGTTTCTACTTCATTACATAGCGCCTGCACACCTTATTGGGGGAATTTTAATTTTCTTTGGTTTATTGACACGTTGGGCAATTATCGCACAATTACCAATTTTAATTTGTGCAATTATAATTAACTTTATGGGAAACATGCACCATCAAAATTTACTTTTGGCGATACTTACTTTAGGAGTATGCATCGCTTTCCTAATTTATGGTAGTGGGAAAAATTCGGCAGATTATTTTTTTAAAATGGAACAATAAAAAAATAGTTTTAAGCAAAAAAGAGAGAAAAACTTCCTCTCTTTTTTGCTTAAAACTCAAAATTTAGACTTTATTTTAAAGTCACTAATTTTTTACTTTCTTCTCTCATTATTTTTCCAGTGGCAGTTTCTTTAAACTTTGGAATAAAAATAATTTCTTTTGGCTTTTCATATTTATCCAATACGTCAAAAACTGTATCGTCAATATTCATTGTTTCTCCTTCAACATACAAAACTACTTTCTCTCCTAGTGTTTCGTCTGGCTCACCATTTACAAAATAGCGTCTTGGTATCAAGGTAGATAATTTACTTTCTACTTGCTCTGGCATAATTTTTATACCTCCACTATTTATAACATTGTCAAAACGACCCAACCAAATAAATTGAGTGTCCGAAATTAGTTTAACAATATCATTGGTGACAATTTTTTCAGTACTGATATTTTTAGCCACAATTTCCAAACATTGGTCCTCATTAATAGAAACCGTTACATTTGGCAAAGTGGTAAATGCTTCAACTCCTACTTTCTTAGCGGCAATATGTGTTATGGTTTCTGTCATACCATAGGTCTCATAAATCTCGATTGGTAATTTAACCAATTCTTGTTCCAATGATTTATGCACTTTTACGCCACCTATAATTACCTTTTTTATATTGGTTAATTTTTTTATTGCATTTTTTGCTTGAAGAGGCACCATCGCAGCAAAATCATATTTCTCATCACTAATTTCCAATGGATTGGAACTTGGTGCAACAAAATCCATGTCAAGTCCTAAAATAAATGATCGAACAAACATCATCTTACCTGCAACATAATTTGTTGGCAAACAATGTAATACTCTATTCCCTGGTTGAAGTCCAAAAAAATCACCTGTTGAAATTGCCGATTTAACCATCGCATCTTTTTCGACTCTTATCGTTTTTGGCTCACCGGTTGTTCCAGAAGTAAACATATCAATATATGACTTATCATCAAACCAATCCAGTAAGAAATCACCAACCGATTGTTCAAAATCCTCTCCTTCTTTAATGAAACTATATGCTACTCTACATAGATCATCTTTGGTTAAATGATATCCATTCAATTTAAAATGGTTGTGTACATTTTTGTATGTTACTGTATTCATGATAAATATATTGATTGTTTTTTGATTATTGTTTTATGCCTTATAGAATGTTACCGGTCAGTTTTTCTTTCCATCCAGTCCAATTGTATTTTAAGCCAAATATAAGTAAAAGTAAGGGATAAACAACAAAAACCGGCAAGATAATATCCAAACCCGCCTCTGGATTTGACACATCTTTAAAAACAGAATACGTTTGAAATGCAGACCAATCAGAAGTCACCAACAATGCTCCAATCAGATTATTGGCAGCGTGAAATCCCAATGATAATTCCATACCTTCATCCATTAGCGTTACAATTCCCAGAAAAAAACCTGTTCCAATATAATAAACCATGATTACATTTCCCATTTTAGTAACCTCAGGATTAGCAAGATGCATCAAACCAAAAATAGAAGAAGTCATTACTAACGGGAACCATCTATTTTTGGACAAATTAGCAAATCCTTGCATCAAATATCCTCGAAAAACCAATTCCTCAACACTTGTTTGTATTGGAATTAATAAAACTCCAATAACCACCAAAATTAAAAAAGGAATTAGCCTAAAATTATAGACAAAATCAGATGGGTCATAATAATACGTTAATAATGTTGAAATTAAAGTAAAAAACGACCATATTACAAATGAAAACTTTACTCTACTCCAGTCTATTTTATTTCTGGAAGTGATAATTGAAATTAGATTCTGATGATGCAAATATCTTACTATAAATACAATAGCAAACAAAGCAAAAACAAAAGATATAAGAACATAAAACAAAGTAAGATTAGTGTCAAAAAACTGCATGAGCATTTCATCATTTTCTGGAAAGGGTTTTCCCTTAAACTTGGTTTCATACCCAATTGCCAATAACATGGGCAACTGTCCCAAAAAAGAAGCAAATATAATGGCTAATGATCCTAGTAAATATTTCCAAAATTTATTTTCATCCTTTATTCCTTGTTCTAAAAACATATGTTATTTTTTCTATAATTAATCTTGGGTTATTTTTACAAATACTATTTTTGTTCGCACTAAAATAGTTTAATATTTTAGTTTAAATTAATTTGTTTACCAAAATGATACAAATATACCATAATCCACGTTGCGGAAAATCCAGAAATTGTATACTCTTTCTAAAAGATTCTGATCAAGAATTTGAAATTATAAATTACCTCGAAACGCCTCCCTCTTTTGAAGAATTAAAAGCACTGCTTCAAAAACTAAACTTATCTCCAATTGAATTAGTGCGTCAGAAAGAAAAAATATGGATTGAAACCTTTAAAGGAAAACTACTCACACCCGATGAAGTAATTCGTGCTATGGTAGAAAATCCAATTCTGATAGAAAGACCTATAGTTGTCAATGGTAACAAAGCTTCTATTGGAAGAGATTTAGATAAAATCAAGGCAATTATTTAAAATTATTAACATAAGTTTAAGAAACCTGCATTAAACCATCCTCCCTCTTTTTTATCCTAAAGAGAAATTCTATTTTTTAAATAATGAAAAAATCAAAATTAATTTTATCCATTTTATTCCTGTTTTTAAGTGTATTCAGTTTCGCCCAACAGGGTCCGCCAACAAAACAAAAATTAAAAATTACCGGAAAAGTTGTAGAAAAAAACAGCAATCAACCACTTGAATATGCAACTCTTACATTTAAAAATCCAAAAAATCCAAAGGCTTTATCTGGAGGTATTACAAATAGCAAAGGTGAATTTGAAATAGAAGTTTTTCCTGGAGTTTACGATATTACCATTGAGTTTATTTCGTTTAAACCTACAGAAATAAAACAAAAAAACATTCAAGAAAGTGGCTCCCTAGGCCTTATTCAACTCGAAGAAGATGCTTCTCAATTGAATGAGGTAGTCATTCGCACCGAGAAGACTACGGTCGAAATAAAATTGGATAAAAAAGTATATAATGTTGGGAAAGACCTTATTGTAAAAGGAGGAACTGTAAGTGATGTATTGGATAATATCCCATCCGTATCTGTAGACGGTGAAGGAATTGTAAGCTTACGCGGAAACGACAACATCCGAATTCTTATTGACGGGAAACCTTCAAACGCAATAAACATAGCCGAAGCACTCAAACAAATCCCAGCCGATGCCATTGATAAAGTCGAAGTAATTACCAACCCCTCTGCTCGCTATGATGCAGAAGGTGGCGGTGGAATTTTGAATATTGTGCTAAAAAAAGGAAAAAATCAAGGTTTAAACGGAACCTTCATTGGTACAATTGGTCATCCTGAAAATTATGGTGCCAACTTAAATCTTAACTACAAAACAAAAGATTTAAACTTCTTTACTACAGTTGGTTATAATGACAGGAGCAATCCCGGAAATGGATTGACAAATACACAATATTATAATTCTGATGGAAGTACAAAAGACTATATCAATGAAACACGTGATTTACAAAGAACAGGTAAAAGTCTGAATTCAAACTTTGGTTTTGATTGGGATATTACTCCAACCACTTCTTGGACAAACTCTATTAATTATAGAAAAAATGACGGTAAAAATACCGATACTGTTTTATACGATTATTACGATGCTAATTACTTGTATTTATTTAATAGTTCCAGAACCAATAACGAAAAAACCCAAAGCGATAATTTTGAATACAACTCCAATTTTGTGCAAAAATTCAAAAAAGACGGTCATAAGTTGAGTATCGATGGCTCCTTTTCCAAAAACAATGACTTAAATGATGGTCTAATTCAGGACGAAGCACTTAGTTCACCAATCATAGCTGAGACTCAGGAAACATATACCGATCAATCCCAAACAAGAAATCTCATCCAGGCCGATTATGTACTGCCAACTGGTGAAGGAAGTCAGTTTGAAGCGGGCTATAAAGGTGACTTTAGCAACTTGACAAATGATTATCAGGTTTCGGATATAGAGAATGGAATTCCAGTTCGCAATGATACGCTTTCAAATACACTGGAATACATTGAAAAAGTAAATGCAGTATATGCTCAATACGGATTCAAAAAATCTAAATTCTCTTATTTACTGGGCCTTCGTTTTGAAAATTCAAACATTGATGTCAATCAGTTAGCGACTTCAGAGTTTAATAATAAAAAATACAACAATTTTTTCCCAAGTGTATTCATCACTTATGAAATATCTGATAAAAGTAATTTAGCATTAAACTACAGCAAAAGAATTACAAGACCAAGAGGTCGTTTTATGAACCCTTTTATCAATTACTCCAGTAAGATAAATATTTTTAGCGGAAACCCAAATCTTGATCCATCAATGACTGATAAATTTGATTTTGGCTTCCTGAAAATATGGGATAAACTCACATTTAATACTTCCATGTATTTTGAGAACACTACAGACGTTTTTACTTTTGTAAGACTCGAAACAGGTCTTTTTGAAGGCACTGTTCCGGTAATATTATCCACACCCATAAATCTTGCCGACGAACAAAAACTAGGATTTGATTTTACCTTAAACTATACTCCTTTTAAATGGTGGAAAATCAATGGTAACTTAAATCTTTTTTATGTAAAAACCAATGGAGATTATACATATACAGACTACACAGGCAAGGAAGTCTATGAAAATTTTGATAGTAATTCAACTTCTTGGTTTGCAAGAATCAATTCAAGAGTTACCCTTCCCTACAAAATTGACTGGCAAACCAACATGAATTATATGGGACCACAATCCAATTCTCAGGGAAAAACTTTGGGTGTTTTTGGAGTAAATCTTGGTTTTAGCAAAGACATTTTCAAAGACAAAGCTTCATTGGCACTCAATGTAAACGATTTATTTAATTCCAGAATACGAAAAGTAGATTCATACATCCCCAACGTAATGAGTTCTTATGGCGAAATGCAATTTAGACAACGTCAAATCAATTTGTCTTTCACATACCGTTTCAACAAACAAAAAACAGACAAAGACAAACAACCTAAGAAAGGCCAAGGTGAAGGAGAATCTGAATTCCCTGGATAAAAGCAAAAAAAAGGACTCGAAAATCGAGTCCTTTTTTTTTTAAAGAAATAAACAGACTATGCTGCTTGTTCTTCTTTTTGTTTTGCTTTCTTTTCTTTATAAGCTTCCCAAGTCGCTCCTCCTACCCAATAGGATACGAAACCAACAAGAAAAAACATTAACCAAAATCCCATTGTAAGGATGGTTAAGAAAAGTAAAAAGCCTAAATACTGTTGAAATTCAAACATGTTTTCCGGAATTTTTGAATGTAGCGACAAATATATGTTTTAAATCTTTTCGCACCAATAAAAACGGCAAAAACTATAGTCTTATTTTTAAAATAATTTTAAATCAATAAAAATAAATAGAGCAAACAAATGTCATAGTTTATCACTTTTCAAATACTTTATGCTTTTAAAATAAAAAACAAACTCAAATACTATATATTTTTTGCTTACTTTCGAATTAATTAAAATACTTTTCAATTACAAAAAATTAAAATAGTATCCATAAAAAAAGTATCCCCAATGAATAAAACTTTCAATTCAATCTATTTTCAATTCAGTAAATTAATGGAAAAACATGGCATCGATTTGATGCGTTATGCATTAGCAATTGTTTATATTTGGTTTGGAATGCTAAAATTAACAGGAATGAGTCCAGCAGAAGATCTTGTACAAAAAACTGTTTTTTGGTTTAAGCCCGAATTATTTATTCCTATTTTGGGACTCGTTGAAGTGCTTATCGGAATTGGATTCTTATTCAAAAAATTAATTCCGCTAACCATCATAGTGTTGCTTTTACATATGGTGGCAACATTTTTTCCCTTATTTATATTGCCAAAAATATGTTTCAATACTTTTTATTGTCCAACTCTAGTGGGTCAATACATCATTAAAAATCTAGTTTTAATATGTGGCAGTTTTTGCATTGCAGGAAAATACAACATGCAATACTATGCTCTTTCTACAGTGAAGAAATAGCCATAAAAAATCTTTTTTGAATATTATTTTGAATGCAACACCAACTTAATTCTCAGAGTTTACCCATGTAATAAAAAGTTTATAACCAATTGTCAGGATTACAGCTCCAAGAAAAAGCCCAACAAAACCATCATATAATAATCCGCCTACTGCACCCAGAAAAACAACCAGCATAGGCGTATCAGAAGAACTTTTACCCAACAAAATTGGTTTTAGGATATTGTCCGAAAGAAGTACAAAACCAAGCCAAACTGCCAAAATTGTAGCACTTGTTGCATCAAGAACCGAAAACATATATATAGCTACAGGAATAGCTATTGGACCAACACCTATTTGTACAATAGCAAGAACCAAACATAAAACAGTCCACAAACCTGCAAAAGGAACTCCAGCTACAAAAAAACCAATTCCAGCCAAAGCAGATTGTATAAGGGCAACTCCCAAAAAACCTTTTACTACATTTCGAATCGTTGAAACTGACACATCTGCAAAATGATCTCCGTTTTTGCCTGCTAATTTTATAAATACTTTTTTTGAAATCTGGGAGGCCGAATCAGAATATCCTAATAAAACACCAGCAACAATAATAGAAACATTTAATTCGATAATCCCTCTACCAACTCCACCCAAGAATTGTAATATCCACGCTCCGACACTTTTGACATTATCAGAATATTTTATTGTAAATTCTTGAAAATTTTCTGAAGCCGATCGCCAAATATCCACAATAGGTTTTGTAATTGGTGGCCAACCATCAGCAATATGGTCTGGAGAAGGAATCAAAGGTTGCCCCGTTTTATATAAATCACGAATATAAACAATCCCGTCATACAAAGAATAAGTAACCAAAAAACTGGGAATCACAATAAAAGCCAGCATTATCATGGTAAGAACAATAATCGCTAAAGTCCTTTTCCCTCTAAATATTTTTACAAATACACAATGAATTGGATAAATAGCAACGGCAATTACTATTGCCCAAATCAAAATTGAGATGAATGGTTTTAAAATATCGAAACACCACCCCAACAGTAAAAAAAGCACTCCAATTCTAATAATTAAATCAACAATTTTATCAAAATTATAAACAGATGAAATGACATCTTTGCTTTCAATATTTTCTATATCTTTCATTTCCATGTAGTTTTATTTAGAAAGTAAAAATATAAATTTTATAACTGTGATTCTGATTTTTACTTTATATTTTACAAATAGATAAGAAGATTAGTAAGAATTTAAACAGTCATTCTTTTAATGGAAATTGACCTCTTGTTGCAAATCCATTCACAAAACAAAAACAACATATTATATATTTTATCAATACATCAAACTATCAGCAAAATACAATTGCAATTTTATGAAATTATCATTTTTTTGACAAAATTCAACTTTTTATACTTTAATTAATACTTATATTTGTTCAACCAAATATTTAAAATTTATGGAAGAATGTATCTCAGTTTTTGATATGCTAAAAATTGGAGTGGGACCATCCAGTTCCCATACACTTGGTCCTTGGCGTGCAGCCGAACGTTTTCTGAGTGAATTGAAAAACAACAAGGTCCTTACAAAAGTGACTAGAGTAAAAGTTGATTTATACGGTTCTCTGTCTTTGACCGGAAAAGGGCACGCTACCGATTT
Coding sequences within:
- a CDS encoding S41 family peptidase, producing MKKIFLLTFFILLFIQCTSVKEHNKHLNDLIAVNNLKTDVDFAYKKLQRLEPKLYWYISKKELDFKFDSLKNTITKPLTSFEFYKKLSPVVAAIREGHLSVSPSLKMYTKAERKELSKMGIGPFSQFNFIVINDKLYVLKNQSENKSILPGTEVVAINGKKTNQLIKEYSTLFSSDGYNQTFKNNRLPNSFSSFYTNENGIQDSLKYSFRQNDSTQIVYIKRKIAEPKTNNKKEGKEIVKPETNQIKISKKDKSTYGYNKFTKTNNRNLKFIENDSSIAVLKINHFDLGNYSRFYKESFGKIQLYNTKTLIIDLRNNSGGGLKEIVTLYSYLADPTFVFIDPFQVVSRTSLIEKTPFSKAPLLAKILISPFYIPFIYSKVHKDKDKYYISGSESKPHTVNKNAFKGKVYVLINGGTFSAASIISSNLKGSKRAIFVGEETGGAYNGTVAGFMPTVELPNSGIKITVGLLVVAPHYKTELEGRGVFPDKEIIPTLEDRINGRDPEMNWILDDIMKKTTTLTENEKDKKITEK
- a CDS encoding DoxX family protein; translation: MNNVKSLNKWANAHTYLPVDLLRMALGVFLFMKGIYFVSNIQYLVDLISPIDKIGGGMFLLHYIAPAHLIGGILIFFGLLTRWAIIAQLPILICAIIINFMGNMHHQNLLLAILTLGVCIAFLIYGSGKNSADYFFKMEQ
- a CDS encoding AMP-binding protein, translating into MNTVTYKNVHNHFKLNGYHLTKDDLCRVAYSFIKEGEDFEQSVGDFLLDWFDDKSYIDMFTSGTTGEPKTIRVEKDAMVKSAISTGDFFGLQPGNRVLHCLPTNYVAGKMMFVRSFILGLDMDFVAPSSNPLEISDEKYDFAAMVPLQAKNAIKKLTNIKKVIIGGVKVHKSLEQELVKLPIEIYETYGMTETITHIAAKKVGVEAFTTLPNVTVSINEDQCLEIVAKNISTEKIVTNDIVKLISDTQFIWLGRFDNVINSGGIKIMPEQVESKLSTLIPRRYFVNGEPDETLGEKVVLYVEGETMNIDDTVFDVLDKYEKPKEIIFIPKFKETATGKIMREESKKLVTLK
- a CDS encoding CPBP family intramembrane glutamic endopeptidase, which codes for MFLEQGIKDENKFWKYLLGSLAIIFASFLGQLPMLLAIGYETKFKGKPFPENDEMLMQFFDTNLTLFYVLISFVFALFAIVFIVRYLHHQNLISIITSRNKIDWSRVKFSFVIWSFFTLISTLLTYYYDPSDFVYNFRLIPFLILVVIGVLLIPIQTSVEELVFRGYLMQGFANLSKNRWFPLVMTSSIFGLMHLANPEVTKMGNVIMVYYIGTGFFLGIVTLMDEGMELSLGFHAANNLIGALLVTSDWSAFQTYSVFKDVSNPEAGLDIILPVFVVYPLLLLIFGLKYNWTGWKEKLTGNIL
- the arsC gene encoding arsenate reductase (glutaredoxin) (This arsenate reductase requires both glutathione and glutaredoxin to convert arsenate to arsenite, after which the efflux transporter formed by ArsA and ArsB can extrude the arsenite from the cell, providing resistance.); the encoded protein is MIQIYHNPRCGKSRNCILFLKDSDQEFEIINYLETPPSFEELKALLQKLNLSPIELVRQKEKIWIETFKGKLLTPDEVIRAMVENPILIERPIVVNGNKASIGRDLDKIKAII
- a CDS encoding TonB-dependent receptor domain-containing protein; protein product: MKKSKLILSILFLFLSVFSFAQQGPPTKQKLKITGKVVEKNSNQPLEYATLTFKNPKNPKALSGGITNSKGEFEIEVFPGVYDITIEFISFKPTEIKQKNIQESGSLGLIQLEEDASQLNEVVIRTEKTTVEIKLDKKVYNVGKDLIVKGGTVSDVLDNIPSVSVDGEGIVSLRGNDNIRILIDGKPSNAINIAEALKQIPADAIDKVEVITNPSARYDAEGGGGILNIVLKKGKNQGLNGTFIGTIGHPENYGANLNLNYKTKDLNFFTTVGYNDRSNPGNGLTNTQYYNSDGSTKDYINETRDLQRTGKSLNSNFGFDWDITPTTSWTNSINYRKNDGKNTDTVLYDYYDANYLYLFNSSRTNNEKTQSDNFEYNSNFVQKFKKDGHKLSIDGSFSKNNDLNDGLIQDEALSSPIIAETQETYTDQSQTRNLIQADYVLPTGEGSQFEAGYKGDFSNLTNDYQVSDIENGIPVRNDTLSNTLEYIEKVNAVYAQYGFKKSKFSYLLGLRFENSNIDVNQLATSEFNNKKYNNFFPSVFITYEISDKSNLALNYSKRITRPRGRFMNPFINYSSKINIFSGNPNLDPSMTDKFDFGFLKIWDKLTFNTSMYFENTTDVFTFVRLETGLFEGTVPVILSTPINLADEQKLGFDFTLNYTPFKWWKINGNLNLFYVKTNGDYTYTDYTGKEVYENFDSNSTSWFARINSRVTLPYKIDWQTNMNYMGPQSNSQGKTLGVFGVNLGFSKDIFKDKASLALNVNDLFNSRIRKVDSYIPNVMSSYGEMQFRQRQINLSFTYRFNKQKTDKDKQPKKGQGEGESEFPG
- a CDS encoding AI-2E family transporter; its protein translation is MKDIENIESKDVISSVYNFDKIVDLIIRIGVLFLLLGWCFDILKPFISILIWAIVIAVAIYPIHCVFVKIFRGKRTLAIIVLTMIMLAFIVIPSFLVTYSLYDGIVYIRDLYKTGQPLIPSPDHIADGWPPITKPIVDIWRSASENFQEFTIKYSDNVKSVGAWILQFLGGVGRGIIELNVSIIVAGVLLGYSDSASQISKKVFIKLAGKNGDHFADVSVSTIRNVVKGFLGVALIQSALAGIGFFVAGVPFAGLWTVLCLVLAIVQIGVGPIAIPVAIYMFSVLDATSATILAVWLGFVLLSDNILKPILLGKSSSDTPMLVVFLGAVGGLLYDGFVGLFLGAVILTIGYKLFITWVNSEN